One Tenrec ecaudatus isolate mTenEca1 chromosome 12, mTenEca1.hap1, whole genome shotgun sequence DNA segment encodes these proteins:
- the MRPS34 gene encoding small ribosomal subunit protein mS34: MARKKVRPRLIAEMAKRVRALREQRERPSDSQLYALDYETLTRPLSGRRLPLRASADVRRESRLLQLLGRLPSFGIGRLVTRKSWLWQHDEPCYWRLTRVQPDYTAQNLDHGRAWGVLTFKGQTESEPREMEQVMYHDWRLVPKHEEAAFTAFTPPNKEPPRCVPYPPLLRAMILAERQKRGDASSEEPMLNLERVPVRPWDYPAKQEDKGRAKGTPV; this comes from the exons ATGGCGCGCAAGAAGGTCCGCCCGCGGCTGATCGCCGAGATGGCCAAGCGCGTGCGGGCCCTGCGGGAGCAGCGGGAGCGGCCGAGTGACTCGCAGCTCTACGCCCTGGACTACGAGACGCTGACGCGGCCGCTGTCGGGCCGCCGGCTACCCCTGCGGGCCAGTGCGGACGTGCGCCGCGAGAGCCGCCTGCTGCAGCTCCTCGGCCGCCTGCCGTCCTTCGGCATCGGCCGCCTGGTCACGCGCAAGTCGTGGCTGTGGCAGCACGATGAACCGTGCTACTGGCGTCTGACGCGCGTCCAACCCGACTATACGGCGCAG AACTTGGACCACGGCAGAGCCTGGGGCGTCCTGACCTTCAAAG GCCAGACGGAAAGCGAGCCCCGGGAGATGGAACAGGTCATGTACCACGACTGGCGGCTGGTGCCCAAGCATGAAGAGGCAGCCTTCACCGCGTTTACGCCCCCCAACAAGGAGCCCCCGCGCTGCGTGCCCTACCCTCCCCTCCTCAGAGCCATGATCCTGGCCGAGCGGCAGAAGCGGGGGGACGCCAGTTCGGAGGAGCCCATGCTTAATCTGGAGAGGGTGCCCGTCAGGCCCTGGGACTACCCCGCCAAACAGGAGGACAAAGGCAGGGCCAAGGGCACGCCCGTCTAA